The Nonlabens spongiae genome contains a region encoding:
- a CDS encoding HPF/RaiA family ribosome-associated protein, with translation MIHFTYVHVTHNNAFENYVEAKLNELLGEDCKDCNIHVKLYRKFNQRNSVKESIDLKATINNVIYTTSAATSSFKSSFNKAHAQLNMEVQERLVKSK, from the coding sequence ATGATTCACTTTACTTACGTCCATGTTACGCACAACAATGCCTTTGAGAATTATGTAGAAGCAAAGCTAAATGAGCTGTTAGGAGAGGATTGTAAGGATTGTAATATTCATGTGAAACTCTACCGTAAGTTCAACCAACGAAATTCGGTCAAAGAATCAATAGACCTCAAAGCTACTATCAATAACGTTATCTATACCACCAGTGCTGCAACGAGCAGTTTTAAATCTTCCTTTAATAAGGCACACGCACAATTAAATATGGAAGTTCAAGAAAGATTAGTAAAGTCTAAATAG
- a CDS encoding T9SS type B sorting domain-containing protein: protein MSRSLWSVVFIMFFAFAKAQLGFCSGESGDIIFSEDFGAGTTNGPALPTTVTNYTYVNSAPEDGQYTISNNMGQLGSFWNRPDHTGNSNGRMLIVNAAFNAGIFYQTSIPGLCENTPYEFSAWVFNVYNPNSNACPGVGIPIQVRFQIWDATDTVLLADGTMNPRGGETNPTWIQYGLTFTSEPGQNECILKLINAGDGGCGNDLAIDDIQFRPCGDAINVVSNGSEETIVCEEDLPVSVTLDATTTTNVFSSAEYQWQSSTDNGANFTDIPGANGASHTTQLLNADTQFRVKIAEDAVNLSNSQCVNFSDIYTFEVDEVSTPVALDDSVTSCDGEEVELAVQPVNGVIFNWYDAPTAGNLLVSDQETFTSSTPGFYYVEARTTAANCISNNRVEIEIVAARAPDIPREEIFICSGETARLEVPVSPATYEWDNGAMTQAIEVDTAGTYECIVTTPEGCETIAVFEVIVTPVPEIQELRLIGEEELEIITVSQNPDFEYSIDGINFQESNHFDVNNLLEINAFVRNSRGCDTVTDNLFRVKVNLFFSPNEDGFNDRWSISGLENFPGSRIEIFDRYGKLLRVLNNPEVEGWNGTFNNEPLPSSDYWFKLYYADQEISGHFTLKR, encoded by the coding sequence GTGTCAAGATCTTTGTGGTCGGTGGTGTTTATTATGTTTTTCGCTTTCGCGAAAGCGCAACTGGGATTTTGCTCTGGAGAATCTGGAGACATCATCTTTAGCGAAGACTTCGGAGCAGGGACCACAAACGGACCAGCTCTACCGACTACAGTTACAAATTATACCTATGTAAACAGCGCTCCTGAGGACGGTCAGTACACAATATCCAATAACATGGGGCAATTAGGTTCTTTTTGGAACAGACCAGACCACACGGGCAATTCTAACGGTAGAATGCTGATCGTAAATGCAGCATTCAACGCCGGCATTTTCTACCAGACTTCCATACCAGGCCTCTGTGAAAACACGCCTTATGAGTTTAGTGCATGGGTGTTTAATGTCTACAATCCTAATTCAAATGCATGTCCAGGTGTTGGGATTCCCATACAAGTTAGATTCCAAATTTGGGATGCGACTGACACGGTTTTACTAGCAGATGGAACTATGAATCCCAGAGGTGGAGAAACAAATCCCACTTGGATTCAATACGGCTTGACATTTACCTCAGAACCAGGACAGAATGAATGTATTCTTAAACTTATCAATGCCGGAGACGGTGGTTGTGGTAACGATCTCGCCATCGATGATATTCAGTTCAGGCCCTGTGGTGATGCTATTAATGTAGTGAGCAATGGATCTGAAGAAACCATAGTGTGTGAAGAAGACTTACCCGTAAGCGTAACCCTGGACGCAACAACGACCACAAATGTTTTTAGTAGCGCAGAATATCAATGGCAAAGTAGTACGGATAACGGAGCCAATTTTACCGACATCCCTGGCGCAAATGGAGCTAGTCATACCACACAGCTTTTAAATGCAGATACACAATTTAGGGTGAAGATTGCTGAAGATGCCGTGAATTTATCTAACAGCCAGTGCGTTAATTTCTCTGACATCTACACTTTTGAAGTAGACGAGGTTTCTACTCCCGTTGCTCTTGACGACAGCGTTACAAGTTGCGACGGTGAGGAGGTAGAACTTGCCGTACAGCCCGTGAATGGAGTCATATTTAATTGGTACGATGCGCCCACCGCTGGCAACCTACTGGTTTCTGATCAAGAGACTTTTACAAGCAGCACCCCAGGATTTTACTATGTAGAAGCGAGAACCACTGCTGCAAACTGTATAAGCAACAATCGAGTAGAAATTGAAATAGTCGCTGCAAGAGCACCAGATATTCCACGAGAGGAAATTTTTATCTGTTCTGGAGAGACAGCGCGACTTGAAGTTCCCGTATCGCCAGCGACTTATGAATGGGATAACGGTGCCATGACGCAAGCCATCGAGGTTGATACAGCAGGAACTTATGAATGTATCGTCACGACTCCAGAAGGTTGTGAAACCATCGCTGTTTTTGAAGTCATTGTAACGCCAGTGCCAGAGATCCAAGAATTAAGATTAATAGGAGAGGAGGAGCTGGAAATCATCACGGTTTCCCAAAATCCCGATTTTGAATATAGTATCGATGGGATCAATTTTCAAGAATCCAATCATTTTGACGTCAATAATCTTTTGGAGATCAATGCTTTTGTGAGAAACTCTCGAGGTTGTGATACCGTCACGGATAATCTGTTTAGAGTCAAAGTCAACCTATTTTTCAGTCCCAATGAGGACGGTTTCAACGATCGCTGGAGCATCAGCGGGCTAGAAAATTTTCCGGGTTCACGCATTGAGATCTTTGATCGTTACGGGAAGCTGTTGCGCGTACTCAACAATCCAGAAGTTGAAGGCTGGAATGGTACGTTTAATAACGAGCCTTTACCCAGTAGCGATTACTGGTTCAAACTGTATTATGCCGACCAAGAGATTTCAGGGCATTTCACCTTGAAGCGATGA
- a CDS encoding DUF6090 family protein has protein sequence MKGFKKYVVYALGEIILVVIGILIALGINDWNENRIKKNEQEIIAKAVLKQMKRDLYQVEDQLEYMEGEEEIYDLFLTDRELNENENIRKLQRGPFLITTGFKILHLETKTLELLKQRNYTKTDFNEILDKIEIQYVYSHEKLEMSEKIIVEELLANLEHIKSNYDWYYKLVTHGNLDVSEFKYFGSADYRNRVAHMSLVAMDGYQYDVYELSEYLCKYINDLELVLE, from the coding sequence ATGAAAGGCTTTAAAAAGTATGTGGTTTACGCTCTGGGCGAAATTATCCTTGTCGTTATAGGAATTTTGATTGCTTTGGGTATCAATGACTGGAACGAAAACCGCATCAAAAAAAATGAGCAAGAGATCATTGCCAAAGCGGTTTTAAAACAAATGAAACGAGATCTCTATCAGGTCGAAGATCAACTAGAATACATGGAAGGCGAGGAGGAAATCTACGATTTGTTCCTAACGGACCGAGAATTAAATGAAAATGAGAATATCCGCAAATTGCAACGCGGACCTTTTCTCATAACCACTGGATTCAAAATTCTACATCTTGAGACCAAAACACTAGAATTACTCAAACAGCGCAACTATACCAAAACAGATTTCAACGAGATTCTGGATAAAATCGAAATCCAATATGTTTATTCTCACGAAAAATTGGAAATGAGCGAAAAAATCATCGTGGAGGAATTGTTGGCCAATCTAGAACACATCAAATCAAATTACGACTGGTATTACAAGCTGGTGACTCACGGTAACTTAGACGTGAGTGAATTCAAATATTTTGGGAGTGCAGATTATAGGAATCGAGTTGCACACATGAGTTTGGTAGCCATGGATGGTTATCAGTATGATGTGTATGAACTCTCTGAATATTTGTGCAAATACATCAATGATCTGGAATTGGTACTAGAATAG
- a CDS encoding phosphoribosyltransferase family protein has product MERAIFKTKRFKDGQVSAAIEQMGDLHVKIRGNTYEELFEAAAIKEAFDSLNTITRYSSKLTIYCLIGQRSDRRFEDNQSFDLKMISNFVNLMNYDQVELLHPHSSVAVALINNSKEISPDKYVEKAFNSLGNPVLISPDAGAYKNTFNLAEKLNARLIASNKIRIDGEPKIEIYGNVDGLKCLIVDDIADGGRTFIELAKKLKSCGAAKVYLYVTHGMFNYGFEELKNQIDHIYCTNSFKDITNHEFVTQYEN; this is encoded by the coding sequence ATGGAACGAGCTATTTTTAAAACAAAAAGATTCAAAGACGGACAAGTCAGTGCTGCAATTGAACAAATGGGTGATTTGCACGTCAAAATTCGCGGGAATACCTATGAAGAGCTTTTTGAGGCGGCTGCGATTAAAGAAGCGTTTGATAGCCTCAATACAATCACAAGGTATTCTTCTAAACTCACGATATATTGTCTTATAGGTCAGCGTTCAGATCGTCGGTTTGAGGATAATCAATCCTTTGATTTAAAGATGATTAGTAATTTCGTTAACCTTATGAATTATGATCAGGTGGAATTGTTGCATCCACATAGTTCGGTTGCTGTAGCGCTAATAAACAACAGTAAAGAAATAAGCCCAGATAAATATGTAGAAAAGGCTTTCAATTCCTTGGGAAATCCTGTTTTGATAAGTCCTGACGCCGGAGCTTATAAAAACACCTTCAATTTAGCAGAAAAATTGAATGCCAGATTAATTGCCTCAAATAAGATCAGAATTGATGGCGAGCCTAAAATTGAAATTTACGGCAATGTAGATGGCTTAAAATGTTTGATAGTCGATGATATTGCAGACGGAGGTCGTACGTTTATAGAATTAGCTAAAAAGTTGAAATCTTGTGGCGCCGCAAAAGTTTATCTATATGTTACACATGGAATGTTTAATTACGGCTTTGAGGAATTGAAAAATCAAATAGATCACATTTACTGCACGAATAGCTTCAAAGACATTACAAATCATGAATTCGTAACACAATACGAAAACTAA
- a CDS encoding TerC family protein yields MIIWIVFIALVAFFLFLDLFVFNKKAHVIDTKEASKFTALWVGIALAFTGAVYYIYGQEFIANPDGLSPTNAAIKYITGYLIELSLSIDNIFVIAVIFKSFAIPLKYQHRVLFWGIVGAIVFRALMIFFGVALISQVSWMTYVFGAFLLYTAFKMLRSHDEEFDPQNSKIYKWSRKFFPVTDQLHGQKLFITKMGKRIATPLFLALVVIELTDVLFALDSIPAILAITADPFLVFASNILAIMGLRSMYFFLSNLLDKFQYIHYSLVAILTFVGIKMILVHHYHFPEWVSLGVIFVALLVGALLSLAKKTTPEEKKEQEESLNTEKKL; encoded by the coding sequence ATGATAATCTGGATCGTTTTTATAGCCCTTGTGGCCTTCTTTCTATTTCTGGACTTGTTTGTTTTCAACAAGAAAGCTCACGTGATCGATACAAAAGAGGCTTCAAAATTTACCGCTTTGTGGGTAGGAATCGCACTAGCATTTACTGGTGCGGTTTATTATATCTACGGTCAGGAGTTTATCGCTAATCCGGATGGGCTTTCCCCTACTAATGCTGCCATTAAGTACATCACGGGTTATTTGATCGAGTTATCCTTGAGCATCGATAACATTTTTGTAATTGCGGTGATTTTCAAATCATTTGCCATACCGCTCAAGTATCAACACCGCGTATTGTTTTGGGGTATCGTGGGTGCCATCGTGTTCAGGGCATTGATGATTTTCTTTGGGGTAGCATTGATCAGCCAGGTAAGCTGGATGACTTATGTTTTTGGAGCATTTTTACTCTACACGGCCTTCAAGATGCTGCGCAGTCATGATGAAGAGTTTGATCCACAAAATTCTAAGATCTATAAATGGAGCCGTAAGTTTTTCCCGGTGACCGATCAATTGCACGGGCAAAAACTCTTCATTACCAAAATGGGGAAACGTATTGCCACTCCCCTTTTTCTAGCGCTCGTAGTTATTGAACTTACTGATGTTCTGTTTGCTTTAGATAGCATTCCTGCCATACTCGCCATAACCGCTGATCCATTCTTAGTTTTTGCTAGCAACATACTAGCGATCATGGGGTTACGTAGTATGTATTTTTTCTTGTCCAACTTGCTGGATAAATTCCAGTACATCCATTACAGTCTGGTAGCGATACTGACTTTTGTAGGTATCAAAATGATATTAGTACATCACTACCATTTCCCAGAATGGGTATCACTGGGAGTCATTTTTGTTGCTTTACTTGTGGGCGCTTTACTATCGCTTGCCAAGAAAACGACTCCAGAAGAGAAAAAAGAACAAGAGGAGTCTTTGAATACTGAGAAGAAGCTTTGA
- a CDS encoding DUF4251 domain-containing protein has protein sequence MSKLKFLSALIIFGMVAACSSSKDPLVTADTLNKIENLANERNFVVEFNTAYPQNTAASQQVLNSFLIQNGNSAGRIDIAGDGAKLTVDGETSTADLPFFGERRVGGSYGGTENVGIEFYQATMKDYKVLRQGEKVTVTYGVSNSENDYFDVRMDIYSKYNVRALIISTKKTNMQYDGSFRAVLDTASDEN, from the coding sequence ATGAGTAAATTGAAATTCCTAAGTGCCCTAATTATATTTGGAATGGTGGCCGCTTGTAGTAGCAGTAAAGATCCGCTAGTAACGGCTGATACGCTCAATAAAATCGAGAATTTGGCAAACGAACGCAATTTTGTGGTTGAATTCAATACGGCGTATCCCCAAAACACAGCGGCAAGCCAGCAGGTGCTTAATTCTTTTTTAATTCAAAATGGTAATAGCGCAGGCCGTATAGACATCGCAGGAGACGGAGCAAAACTCACCGTAGACGGAGAAACCAGCACGGCAGATCTACCATTTTTTGGCGAGCGCAGAGTGGGTGGTAGTTATGGCGGTACTGAAAACGTAGGTATCGAGTTTTATCAAGCCACGATGAAAGATTACAAGGTTTTACGTCAAGGAGAAAAAGTCACCGTGACTTATGGTGTGTCCAATTCAGAGAACGATTATTTTGATGTGCGCATGGATATTTACAGCAAGTACAATGTGCGTGCACTGATCATAAGCACTAAGAAAACTAACATGCAATATGACGGTAGTTTTAGGGCTGTATTAGATACAGCAAGTGATGAAAATTAA
- a CDS encoding HPF/RaiA family ribosome-associated protein, with protein sequence MEVVFNYQHVTGSTELEAYTKEKLQTIFDRYDWVTRADVFFRLENTSSRETGMIANIRLSAPGPRLFAEESHDTFKESVAKAVDQLKTQCEKRKASLIDHA encoded by the coding sequence ATGGAAGTAGTATTCAATTATCAACACGTTACTGGAAGCACAGAACTTGAGGCTTATACTAAAGAGAAACTTCAAACGATTTTTGATCGATACGATTGGGTAACTCGCGCAGATGTTTTTTTCAGGTTAGAAAATACCTCTTCTAGAGAGACTGGTATGATTGCAAACATAAGATTAAGCGCACCTGGACCACGACTATTTGCTGAAGAGTCACACGATACATTTAAGGAAAGTGTTGCAAAAGCTGTAGACCAGCTTAAGACACAATGTGAAAAACGCAAAGCAAGCCTTATAGATCATGCCTGA
- a CDS encoding arsenate reductase family protein, with translation MPDNNHISLATSDRQLVLIFNSDIKNHREIRAYAESAGKDLLAIDISKTKVAGTVWTEIADLLEIRVLDIVKSEHATFIEKYGADHQVDCDGAIKFLQNDPEMLIYPIAIKGDKAKEVQIYGHMQDFFGPDTAAVNIP, from the coding sequence ATGCCTGATAATAACCACATTTCACTAGCCACAAGTGACAGACAACTGGTCTTGATCTTCAACTCTGACATCAAAAACCACAGAGAAATAAGAGCCTACGCTGAAAGTGCCGGTAAAGATTTACTTGCCATAGATATCAGCAAAACTAAGGTGGCTGGAACCGTTTGGACAGAAATCGCAGATCTTTTAGAGATACGTGTTCTGGATATCGTGAAATCAGAGCACGCTACATTTATAGAAAAATATGGTGCAGACCACCAAGTGGATTGCGATGGAGCCATCAAATTTTTACAGAACGACCCTGAGATGCTCATTTATCCTATTGCTATAAAAGGAGATAAGGCTAAGGAAGTTCAAATTTATGGTCACATGCAAGATTTTTTTGGACCGGACACTGCTGCGGTTAATATTCCGTAG